The Gossypium hirsutum isolate 1008001.06 chromosome A03, Gossypium_hirsutum_v2.1, whole genome shotgun sequence genome contains the following window.
acttatttcactaagacggaggccctataactcactttttcagtgcctgtgaattttgggtcattacaagaTACCCCATTTTACAAGCAGGCCATTGCTTTATGCTTCTTGGCACACTCTTCACTGTGTTGCTTCATTTGTGCAATGGTTGGATTGGCCATCAATAAAGGTGGTTCAGCATCATTTTCTACAACATTCCACAAGTCGTGTGCTTGGAGATATGTCTTCATTTttactacccaaatgtggtagttttCTCCAGCAAAGACAGGTGGTGGTGGTGTAAAACTCATCCTTGCAGCAAACAAACAgaccaacaaaaaaaaatagctTCTGCTTCTTTTCTCTCAAACACAAGTTATACTCACAAACAACACACAACCAAGGTCCTCAAAGACTTAGGCTCTGATACAATTTGTTGGGTTTTTCACACAGGAAGAAAAATAGAACAAAGTCATCCAGATGAAATATGAAGCTCTTGTTGAAGCTAAAGCAACAAAACAATAATTCCAGATAAAGCATGAAATAAGTTTGAGATTCAAAGAAATGAGAGTTACAAGGAAAGCAACCAAACAAATAGAAGCAAAAGGGACGAGAAATTGAGAGAACAAGAATTGGCTATTCTCATTACATTAATTCATCAAATGTAAGATGTACATATATAGAGCTACAACAATATTTTTGACTTGTAGAAGTGAACAAACATTAAATACATCCTAATGATAACCTAGGACCTGTCTAAAACTGGAAAGTACTTGACCAACTTTATCCAATCAAAAAGTTTTCTGTCAAATCATATACAGGTCGCTTGTTACAAAAAAATACTTCATTCAGACAACATACGTACATTTATAACTGTTGTATTTCATCTGAGTAACATACATACTGCTGTTTGTTGCCACCTTTAACAACTGTATTAAGACTAATGTATCACTGGGTcacagaagtttccccttccatCCTGCAAGTTTCTGCTGCATACGTTCTAAGGTGGATTGGAAAAAGAGCTTTTGTTGATTAAATTGACCTAACTGACATCCAAGATATTTCCCAGGCCTATCAGTGCAATGAACACCCAATATGCCAGTAATCCATTTCTTGTTCTTTGCTTTCCCGAATTTGCTAAAGAAAATCTCAGATTTGATATAGTTCCCATAACCCTGAGCATTTGCAGTAtttcttaataatttatttaaaggcTCTGGTCGAATGGATAATGGCATTGAAGAATAAATAAGCATCATTAGCCAACAACAGATTGTTCATCGAAGGACAATCTTTGCTCAGTCTAATCATTAGCCAACTTTTGATGTATGTTCCACTTGAAGAAGTATGAGGATAGCAAGTCGCCTTGGCGAATGCCACTGTACACGTTAAAGTTGAACTAAATTTATCATGATAAGTGAATActgatatttataattataatatttgtattatattttgaaaatatgaataaatttgtcTATGATGAAAGTAAGAATTAAGAAAAAAACATTCACAAAGATTGACTCGATTGCTTCAACCTTTTATTGGCCAAAACAAAAACAGTAATATATGATATCTACATCAAAATCAATTTTTGCACAGTTAAAACAGAGAAAGATGTAATATGAAGTAGTTAAAAAGAAACCCTCCAAGCTTGACTACTTTTATGATCATATGCACATGCTTCATAACTCTTCATCATTGCCCTCCTCATCATGTTCTCCCTTCCTAAGCCCTTCTTCTATTGTTACCTGACCAGAAGCCTCCTGCATGTTACCAGTCCCTGCTGTGCTTGATTCTGCACTATCAGCCTCAGACTCCATAATCCCAGCTTTGTCAGAATCCGTCTGCTTCGTTTCGTCTGTTGAATCTTCTTCCTATTCCAAGAAACCCCAAAGAAACAAGAATTGCATATACTCGAGATTCAagaaagctcaaacacaaaaagAATCAAAAGACGAGAAATAGGCAATGGACAAGAGCTACATATACCTCCACAGCTAGCTCAGATTCATCCAAAGGCGGTATCCATTCCCCATCACGCCAGCTTCTTTGAAGCCGCAACCGTTCCACCACAAGTTCTAAGCGCTTTGACGACTTCAACTGACAAATATAGTTGCCATTATGCAACTCTTCAACAATCTCTCCTTCGAACCAACCGAATCTGTAATAAGCCTCCACTAAGTCACCCACCTTGAACTTTCTCGGTCGGTGTCGAGGGGGTAAAGGGCGTATATCAACGCTGTTGTACTCCCTGATGGCTTTTGTCCCGGTACTTATGTCTTCGTAAAGAAAGAGGAGTTGAACCACGTACCTGTCGTCGCATGTTGAACTAGCGCGCTCGATGATCACGGCGAGGTACCACGCACCCAGGTAATCATTGTCTCGGGGGTTGACCTCAACTATGGAACCTGGTTGCAGCAGGGATGGTGGATCTTGGGTGGCGGGGGCGGTGGTGGCCTTGTCTTCTTGTGACATGTTCCTACTTTTGGCTGGAGACTGAGAAATAGAGAAAGATGAAAATGGTGAAATGTGATTACGAGGCTGAGCTGATGTAAATTGTCAATGaatgctctctctctctctctctctatatatatattcattaaacGAATTGTCAACTAACAAATAacggttttatttttatttttttcattttttatatatcattGGCCTAATTTGTGTTTCGCCCATTTCCATCTATATTAACTTATATATGTGTGCATCGATCTATAATATACaaagattgtattttaaatatcaGTAGAGTATAAGAATTAATGCTGAAATTTGATCATTGTCTATAAGAGTATGAGATTGTTAAATGGTGAGTTGTAGGACTTAAATCACTCACTTGTATGTATAAAAGAATAGTGGATGAGCTCTTTAAACAACACCCCACGGGCATAAGAGGAATTCAAGTGTAACTAAGTTTTTGGTgtttatctttttctttcatgCACTTGTCACTTGGTTTAGTTGCAACTTACTAAATATCGACTAGTAAAATCAATTTGTTTTTTTCTGAAATTGGTACGAGTTTAACACTTGACACACTAAATGatgttactttatttaatttttattcaagatAGAAAGATCTTTAGTGTCTCGACCCCTATTCTGGATTGAGCCAACTATGCTTGCTAGAAAGCAACGTTGAAGGCATTCATAAAAACTATTTATGAGAAGGCATGATGATTTATCATCGCAAGCTAAAATCCTCCAACTAGTGATGTTTCAAGTGTCGATACTTCAAAGCCAGAGAATACTTGGACTACTGAGGAAGAGAAGCTAGAAAATGCAAATCCCAAGCCTTACGTGCCATCTTATGTGGTGTAGATATATAAGATTTCAAAAGGATCTCAAAATTTACTACTATTACAGAAGCTTAGATGATCTTTCAAACAACTCATGAAGAAATCAAACTTTGTTAAGCGATCCAAGCTGCAAATGTTGACTACTAATTTCGAGGCACTCAGGATGCAGAAGAGTGAAACTCTTGGCAAGTTATGCTAAATTATGTGGTCTGTCTATCATACTTTTGCTTTGGGAGATGAATATTCCAAGTCAAACATAGACGGAATGGAAATTAATAAGCCCATTGGGTCATTACAAACATTTTAAATGAACCTAGATGAGTCTAAAAAAAATTCCGGAAGATAAACGAACATTTCCCTTTTAAGTTGTTACCCTGGTTAGAACCGAAGGTGACGATACTATTGAAGATCTTCAAGAACAATTGATTTTACTCACACAAACTTCAATAGAGCATTCAAGAAAATGTCTATAAGAAACAAGAATTATAAATACTCGAGCTTTTTATGCAGTCAAAACACAAAACCCCAACCAAAAACAATATGAGATCTGTTGAAAATCTATCAAGAACACTGTTGAAGAGCTCTTGTATATTAGTCTAATGTTGGTCGAGTTCCTCATTAGTCGTTTGGAGTATATTTAAATACTTCTTGTTTATGTATTTGTATGGGGAGATATCAAATGTAAAGTGAGGTATTCGGAAAAAGTGATTTATAACGATTTGGGTTCGACTTTGGGGCAATAATTATACATTTGAAAATTGTGGATTGGGCTTTAGCCAATAGTTGTACCGTATGgattattaaataaaatcatttttttagcgAGACTCCATCAACATTAGATTAGTGAATCTGAACAGCGTTAACAACTATCATTTATTGGTTCTCTCCTTATTGCTTTGAATCTTTATCGATTTTTATTTTGGAACAAAGTGCAAACCGaaatctttttcatttaattacataaaataaaattatattgttaaatttttatattaaatgttTATATTCACATGCAACATATGTAATGTCAAAAATAGTAATAACTAAACGTACGTAATGTTTATATCCTTGTACTACACGTAAGTTATATATTTAGTTTGTATgctataatttgatcattttagtttctctattttttaattttaaaaactttagtcCTGATTAAACAatagtcaataaaattattaagttaaattctattattgCCCAAATTTATAGGTTGCAAACTAATGTCATGTCAGCTTATTATTTTGATACGATACTCTAAAAAAAGACATGTCATTTAAGCTAATGGATTTAATGGTTACCATTTGAGTTGAGACTGAGAAACAGTTACCTCTTTTAAGCAGGCAACAATACAGATTATatcaacaaaaaagaaaagaaaagaaaagatgtctTATTGAGTAGCTATGATCATGCACATGCTTCATATCACTGC
Protein-coding sequences here:
- the LOC121223687 gene encoding uncharacterized protein isoform X2 gives rise to the protein MSQEDKATTAPATQDPPSLLQPGSIVEVNPRDNDYLGAWYLAVIIERASSTCDDRFGWFEGEIVEELHNGNYICQLKSSKRLELVVERLRLQRSWRDGEWIPPLDESELAVEEEDSTDETKQTDSDKAGIMESEADSAESSTAGTGNMQEASGQVTIEEGLRKGEHDEEGNDEEL
- the LOC121223687 gene encoding protein AGENET DOMAIN (AGD)-CONTAINING P1 isoform X1, whose translation is MSQEDKATTAPATQDPPSLLQPGSIVEVNPRDNDYLGAWYLAVIIERASSTCDDRYVVQLLFLYEDISTGTKAIREYNSVDIRPLPPRHRPRKFKVGDLVEAYYRFGWFEGEIVEELHNGNYICQLKSSKRLELVVERLRLQRSWRDGEWIPPLDESELAVEEEDSTDETKQTDSDKAGIMESEADSAESSTAGTGNMQEASGQVTIEEGLRKGEHDEEGNDEEL